From one Aquicella lusitana genomic stretch:
- a CDS encoding FAD/NAD(P)-binding protein translates to MTGSRFNSIKLIIGYDGYMELSEHKPVHRIGIIGAGFSGTAVSAALHRINRHPLEVVLFEKRGCFGAGDAYSTPFPFHLLNVRAQDMSVFEDEKEHFVNWLNTHSAATPFLDRTLACHEQFVPRFLYGSYLKDLLMQIQADSAVTRLTLSPHEIVDIAYSGSQAVLISKNNERIPVDKVVLALGNNLPAAFPFSVSEEVNCIHNPWEYTAPRRIEKKDPVLIVGTGLSMIDAVLTLYHQDHQGPIYAVSRHGLLPLSHSDVKVPYLLMQDHLPHQLRMLSMHLRSRSKNHINEGGDWRSIINALRGYIPALWERSSLADKSRFLRHLLPYWNIHRHRVHKKVADLLMQLRNRGQLKILAGRILEIEKRIAKIKLRHKNNILPLEVKWVINCMGPSLSSMQQPLVQSLLSRGMALMDPLDLGFAVSSVGALKETSGHFSSSLYTLGPPARGAAWECSAVPEIRKQSFHLAKHLLNMD, encoded by the coding sequence ATGACGGGCAGCAGATTTAATAGTATTAAATTAATTATTGGATATGATGGCTACATGGAGTTAAGTGAGCACAAGCCGGTTCATCGAATCGGTATCATTGGTGCAGGCTTTTCAGGAACGGCGGTCTCAGCGGCACTGCACCGTATAAACCGACACCCGCTGGAAGTTGTTTTATTTGAAAAGCGCGGCTGTTTTGGTGCTGGCGATGCCTATAGCACACCCTTTCCCTTTCATCTGCTGAATGTGCGCGCACAAGATATGAGCGTATTCGAGGATGAAAAAGAACACTTTGTTAACTGGCTTAATACCCACTCTGCGGCCACTCCCTTTTTGGATAGGACGCTTGCTTGCCACGAACAATTCGTGCCACGTTTTCTCTATGGAAGTTATCTAAAAGATTTGCTGATGCAGATTCAGGCGGATTCTGCTGTTACACGTCTGACATTATCGCCTCATGAAATCGTCGATATTGCTTATTCAGGGAGTCAGGCGGTACTGATTTCAAAAAATAATGAACGCATTCCAGTAGACAAAGTTGTATTGGCGTTGGGAAATAATTTGCCAGCTGCTTTTCCCTTTTCTGTTTCCGAAGAAGTTAATTGTATTCATAACCCCTGGGAATATACAGCGCCCCGGCGCATAGAAAAAAAGGATCCGGTGTTAATTGTGGGAACCGGATTAAGTATGATTGATGCTGTGTTAACGCTGTATCATCAGGACCATCAGGGGCCGATTTATGCCGTATCGCGTCATGGGTTGCTGCCGTTGTCACACTCAGATGTCAAAGTGCCTTATCTGCTGATGCAGGATCACTTGCCTCATCAGTTGCGCATGCTTTCAATGCATTTGCGTTCCAGAAGCAAAAATCATATTAATGAAGGCGGCGATTGGCGCTCAATAATTAATGCGCTGCGAGGCTATATTCCTGCATTGTGGGAAAGATCAAGTCTCGCGGACAAAAGCCGGTTTTTGCGACACCTACTGCCTTACTGGAACATCCATCGTCATCGCGTGCATAAGAAAGTAGCAGACTTGTTAATGCAGTTGCGCAATCGCGGCCAGTTAAAAATTTTGGCCGGACGTATTCTTGAAATAGAAAAAAGGATCGCAAAAATAAAATTGCGCCACAAAAATAATATATTACCGCTGGAAGTGAAATGGGTCATTAATTGTATGGGGCCATCCTTAAGCTCAATGCAGCAGCCGTTAGTGCAGTCGCTTCTCTCGCGCGGTATGGCATTAATGGACCCGCTTGATCTGGGGTTTGCCGTTTCATCAGTGGGTGCATTAAAGGAAACATCAGGCCATTTTTCTTCATCGCTTTATACCCTTGGGCCACCAGCAAGGGGCGCTGCCTGGGAATGCAGTGCGGTACCCGAGATACGGAAACAAAGCTTTCATCTTGCTAAACATTTACTCAACATGGATTAA
- a CDS encoding carboxymuconolactone decarboxylase family protein: protein MNIETLKSELPDYAKDIRLNLGSVLSEEGASDLNQKQILSIALASAYATRNRDVIDAVAHQANAELSHEEISSVKTAATLMAMNNIYYRFTHALEDQTYATMPAKLRMTMMANPGIDKIIFELSSLAVSAINGCGKCMNAHTQQIEKAGISKVAVQSAIRIASVINATALAREIAN from the coding sequence ATGAATATTGAAACATTAAAAAGTGAACTGCCTGATTATGCGAAAGATATCCGACTCAATTTGGGATCAGTGTTAAGCGAAGAAGGCGCATCCGATCTCAACCAAAAACAGATCTTGAGTATTGCGCTGGCTTCAGCTTATGCGACGCGCAACCGCGATGTCATTGATGCCGTCGCCCACCAGGCAAACGCAGAACTCTCACACGAGGAAATAAGCAGCGTGAAAACAGCAGCGACCCTGATGGCGATGAACAATATCTATTATCGCTTTACTCATGCTCTGGAAGATCAAACGTACGCAACCATGCCAGCAAAACTGCGCATGACAATGATGGCCAATCCAGGAATTGATAAAATCATCTTTGAATTGAGCAGTCTCGCCGTTTCCGCAATCAATGGCTGCGGCAAGTGCATGAATGCACATACCCAGCAAATTGAAAAAGCAGGCATCAGCAAAGTGGCAGTGCAATCCGCTATTCGTATTGCGAGCGTCATCAATGCGACTGCGCTCGCCAGGGAAATTGCTAATTAA
- a CDS encoding TIGR01777 family oxidoreductase — MHRVVTGATGLIGKRLVEHWLNQQHTVTVIGRTQQHIEEVFGQRVQAVTWDRLTPAILQSAEVVVNLAGANIGSKRWNAERKKEILQSRVEATRKIAGLLAGLGAHAPALLNASGVGVYGLQTQLYDGLPPRLDESTRLNCDAPPDFLSQIVCEWEKAAQPAIAAGVRVVFLRFGVVLAKEGGALSKMMQPYLFFLGGPIGTGHQPFSWVAIDDVIRAIDFLLANPVLSGPFNVAAPEGITQRMLSEAIGKALNRPAAVTMPAFLLKLILGEEMAQALLLEGQHAYPRRLLEAGFKFEYPEIDGALKHILQ, encoded by the coding sequence ATGCATAGAGTTGTCACAGGCGCAACAGGCTTAATTGGTAAGCGGTTGGTTGAGCATTGGCTCAACCAACAACATACGGTGACAGTCATCGGACGTACCCAGCAGCACATAGAGGAAGTGTTTGGCCAACGTGTGCAGGCAGTAACCTGGGATCGTCTCACGCCAGCGATACTCCAGTCTGCAGAGGTTGTGGTGAATCTGGCGGGTGCCAATATTGGCAGCAAACGCTGGAATGCGGAACGTAAAAAAGAAATTCTCCAAAGCCGGGTCGAGGCCACCCGTAAAATAGCAGGGTTGCTGGCTGGCCTCGGGGCTCATGCGCCGGCCTTATTGAATGCAAGCGGTGTGGGAGTTTATGGGTTGCAAACACAGCTATATGACGGGCTGCCTCCACGTCTGGATGAAAGTACTCGCCTTAACTGTGACGCTCCCCCAGATTTTTTATCGCAGATCGTATGTGAGTGGGAAAAAGCTGCCCAACCCGCCATTGCGGCAGGTGTCCGTGTTGTCTTTTTGCGCTTTGGCGTCGTGCTGGCAAAAGAAGGCGGTGCCTTGTCTAAAATGATGCAACCTTATCTCTTTTTTCTTGGCGGTCCCATTGGCACAGGCCATCAGCCATTTTCATGGGTGGCGATTGATGATGTGATCCGTGCAATCGATTTTCTGTTAGCAAATCCCGTCTTATCAGGCCCTTTTAACGTGGCAGCGCCTGAGGGGATTACTCAGCGCATGTTGTCAGAAGCGATAGGAAAAGCACTGAACAGACCGGCGGCTGTCACGATGCCGGCGTTTTTATTAAAGCTGATCCTGGGTGAGGAGATGGCGCAAGCATTACTCCTGGAAGGCCAGCATGCTTATCCCAGACGTCTGCTCGAAGCGGGATTTAAATTTGAGTATCCGGAGATTGATGGGGCGTTAAAACACATTCTGCAATAG
- the hemJ gene encoding protoporphyrinogen oxidase HemJ: MLWVKAFHIIFMVTWFSGLFYLPRLFVYHAMATDPISLDRFKVMERKLFYGIATPGAVFTILFGLWILSYDFHGYMQMTWLHIKLSLVLLLILYHGYLGKLLYDFKRDRNKHGHVFYRILNEVPVLFLVFIVILVVVKPFGMIAN, from the coding sequence ATGCTCTGGGTAAAAGCTTTTCACATCATTTTTATGGTGACATGGTTCAGCGGACTGTTTTATCTGCCACGTTTGTTTGTCTATCATGCAATGGCAACCGACCCCATTAGCCTTGATCGCTTCAAGGTCATGGAAAGAAAGCTATTTTATGGTATTGCCACACCCGGTGCAGTTTTCACTATCCTGTTTGGTCTTTGGATACTTAGCTACGACTTCCATGGTTACATGCAAATGACCTGGCTGCATATCAAACTGAGCCTGGTGCTACTACTGATCCTTTATCATGGTTATCTTGGCAAACTACTGTATGATTTCAAGCGCGACCGCAACAAACACGGCCACGTCTTTTATCGTATCCTTAATGAAGTTCCCGTGCTCTTTCTCGTTTTTATTGTAATACTTGTCGTGGTAAAACCTTTTGGGATGATTGCGAATTGA
- a CDS encoding bifunctional sulfate adenylyltransferase/adenylylsulfate kinase → MESTFISSQRHAEAPATLLTPEKKIEYKYRAHELPALTLSHRQLCDLELILNGGFAPLSGFMTRADYESVLNRMRLADGTLWPMPIMLDVDPAFAETIKTGDEIALRDAEGLLLAILQVEDVWQVNKQQEAEAIFTTQDDSHPGVSYLYHQMKNVYIGGKLLGISLPHHYDFSYLRHTPQALRELFHARGWKKIVAFQTRNPMHRAHQELTLRAAQQTGANLLLHPVVGMTKPGDIEYYTRVRCYEHVLKTYPDNAFLSLLPLAMRMGGPKEAVWHAIIRKNYGCTHFIVGRDHAGPGRNKDGENFYDPYAAQDLALTHQKEIGIEIVPFQEMVYSHKQSRYFPIDQFPEDETPAAISGTELRERLHKNLEIPEWFSYPTVINELRKAYPPRHKQGFTIFLTGLPSSGKSTLANALSLRLREMVDRQISVLDGDVIRTHLSRGLGFSQEDREANITRVGFVAKEITKHGGIAICALVAPFARAREMVRQMISEVGGFIEVYVATPLAICEERDRKGLYKKAREGVIKQFTGISDPYESPVAPEIAIDTAHVHPEAMIDILVKQIKLLGYIQ, encoded by the coding sequence ATGGAATCAACATTCATTTCTTCGCAACGGCATGCTGAAGCACCTGCCACTCTGCTCACACCTGAAAAAAAAATCGAATACAAATACCGTGCCCATGAACTACCCGCTTTAACACTATCTCATCGCCAGCTTTGTGATCTTGAATTAATTTTGAATGGCGGATTTGCGCCGCTTAGCGGATTTATGACCCGTGCGGATTATGAAAGCGTATTGAACAGAATGCGGCTTGCAGACGGAACGCTTTGGCCAATGCCGATTATGTTGGACGTTGATCCAGCGTTTGCTGAAACGATCAAGACAGGCGATGAGATTGCTTTGCGGGATGCGGAAGGCTTGCTGCTGGCGATTTTGCAGGTAGAAGATGTCTGGCAAGTGAATAAGCAACAAGAAGCGGAAGCGATATTTACTACTCAGGATGACAGTCATCCGGGAGTCTCCTATCTTTATCACCAAATGAAAAATGTTTATATAGGCGGAAAGCTGCTGGGTATTTCGCTGCCGCATCATTACGATTTTAGTTATCTGCGCCATACGCCGCAGGCCCTGCGCGAACTTTTTCATGCGCGCGGCTGGAAAAAAATAGTCGCGTTCCAGACACGCAATCCCATGCATCGCGCACATCAGGAATTGACTTTACGTGCAGCTCAACAGACGGGTGCAAACTTGCTTCTGCATCCTGTCGTAGGCATGACAAAACCAGGAGATATTGAATACTACACGCGTGTGCGTTGCTATGAGCATGTATTAAAAACCTATCCGGATAATGCTTTTTTAAGTTTATTGCCGTTGGCGATGCGCATGGGCGGCCCCAAAGAAGCCGTTTGGCATGCTATTATTCGCAAAAATTATGGTTGCACGCATTTTATCGTAGGGCGTGATCATGCGGGTCCTGGCAGGAACAAGGACGGTGAAAACTTTTATGACCCTTATGCGGCGCAAGATCTCGCGCTCACTCATCAGAAAGAAATTGGTATTGAAATTGTTCCTTTTCAAGAAATGGTCTATAGCCATAAGCAATCTCGTTATTTTCCTATTGATCAATTTCCTGAAGATGAAACACCTGCTGCTATTTCCGGGACTGAATTACGCGAAAGGCTGCATAAAAACTTGGAAATTCCCGAGTGGTTTTCTTATCCAACGGTAATTAATGAATTGCGAAAAGCATATCCTCCTCGACATAAACAGGGATTTACTATTTTTTTAACCGGTCTTCCCAGTTCGGGAAAATCGACCTTGGCGAATGCGCTTTCGTTAAGACTGCGCGAAATGGTAGACAGACAGATCTCTGTGCTGGACGGCGATGTGATTCGAACACATTTATCTCGCGGCCTTGGTTTTAGTCAGGAAGATCGGGAAGCAAATATCACGCGTGTCGGTTTTGTGGCAAAAGAAATTACAAAGCATGGTGGTATTGCCATTTGCGCGTTGGTCGCGCCGTTTGCCAGGGCACGCGAAATGGTGCGACAAATGATCAGCGAAGTAGGTGGTTTTATCGAAGTCTATGTTGCGACGCCGCTTGCAATCTGCGAAGAACGTGATCGTAAAGGATTATACAAAAAAGCGCGAGAAGGGGTGATTAAACAGTTTACTGGGATTAGCGATCCTTACGAATCGCCTGTTGCACCTGAAATCGCGATTGACACGGCACATGTTCATCCTGAGGCCATGATTGACATCTTGGTTAAGCAGATTAAGTTGCTGGGATACATCCAATGA
- a CDS encoding TIGR00645 family protein: MNTSMNTMAKFIFWSRWLQAPLYLGLIVVLAYYVYEFAVGLIHLIATAHDMTETATMLQALNLIDMVMIANLLIMVIVGGYEIFVSRLNIRAHPDHPEWLDEVNAGTMKVKLALALVTISSVHLLSTFIDPAKKESATVMWQVIIHLTLVISAIAIALTNKLIITSRQRAFPLKHDTGNG; encoded by the coding sequence ATGAATACATCAATGAACACGATGGCCAAATTTATTTTTTGGAGCCGATGGCTGCAAGCGCCATTATATTTGGGGCTCATTGTTGTACTGGCCTATTATGTTTATGAATTCGCTGTTGGATTGATCCATCTGATTGCCACCGCACATGACATGACTGAAACAGCTACCATGCTGCAAGCGCTGAATCTGATTGATATGGTCATGATCGCCAATTTGCTGATCATGGTCATTGTAGGCGGTTACGAAATTTTTGTTTCCCGATTGAATATACGCGCGCACCCTGACCATCCTGAGTGGCTGGATGAAGTTAACGCAGGCACAATGAAAGTTAAGCTGGCATTAGCGCTGGTCACCATCTCTTCTGTTCATCTGTTAAGTACGTTCATTGATCCCGCCAAGAAAGAGAGTGCGACGGTTATGTGGCAAGTCATTATTCACCTGACACTGGTGATCTCCGCAATCGCTATTGCCCTGACAAACAAGCTGATTATCACTTCTCGCCAGCGGGCTTTTCCACTCAAACATGACACGGGAAATGGTTAA
- a CDS encoding peroxiredoxin: MLNIGDRFPDYALKGVVSTDIKNAFVDISRKDFSNKWQVYFFWPKDFTFVCPTEIAEFGKLYEAFTDRDTELLGISTDSEFVHLAWKQQKDELRDLPFPMLSDLKRELSTALGILDQQEGVAKRAVFIVDPEGIIRFTMVTDLKVGRNPREVLRVLDALQTDELCPCNWQKGEATLVVA, translated from the coding sequence ATGTTAAATATAGGCGACCGATTTCCAGATTATGCTTTAAAAGGCGTGGTTTCCACCGACATCAAAAATGCGTTTGTGGACATAAGCCGCAAAGATTTTTCAAACAAGTGGCAAGTATACTTCTTCTGGCCCAAAGATTTCACCTTTGTTTGTCCCACAGAAATTGCCGAATTCGGCAAGCTGTATGAAGCTTTTACGGATCGTGATACAGAACTGCTCGGCATCAGTACCGACTCCGAGTTTGTACACCTTGCGTGGAAACAGCAAAAAGATGAATTACGCGATCTGCCTTTTCCAATGCTATCCGATCTCAAGCGGGAGCTTTCAACGGCGCTCGGCATTCTCGATCAACAGGAAGGCGTGGCTAAACGGGCTGTATTCATCGTTGACCCGGAAGGCATTATCCGCTTCACGATGGTCACTGATCTCAAAGTAGGACGAAATCCGCGCGAAGTGCTGCGCGTACTGGATGCGCTGCAGACTGACGAGCTGTGTCCCTGCAACTGGCAAAAAGGCGAAGCCACATTAGTGGTTGCATAA
- the erpA gene encoding iron-sulfur cluster insertion protein ErpA, whose amino-acid sequence MNMSDPLIFTENAAAKVWELIQEEGNFNLKLRVYVTGGGCSGFQYGFTFDEAVQPDDTVISKPVKTRQTGDDKNGEEGGSATVQLLVDPLSFQYLAGAEIDYKEDIEGEQFIIRNPNAKTTCGCGSSFTVEG is encoded by the coding sequence ATGAACATGTCAGATCCATTAATTTTTACCGAAAATGCGGCAGCTAAAGTCTGGGAACTCATACAGGAAGAAGGCAATTTTAACCTCAAGTTGCGAGTCTATGTGACAGGTGGGGGGTGCTCTGGCTTTCAGTATGGTTTTACCTTTGATGAGGCTGTGCAGCCCGATGACACTGTCATTAGCAAGCCTGTCAAAACCCGGCAGACAGGGGACGATAAGAATGGGGAAGAAGGTGGTTCGGCGACAGTGCAGCTGTTGGTTGATCCGCTAAGCTTTCAGTATTTGGCGGGAGCGGAAATTGACTATAAAGAAGACATTGAAGGCGAGCAGTTTATTATCCGTAATCCTAACGCCAAAACGACTTGCGGATGCGGGTCATCCTTTACCGTAGAGGGGTAA
- a CDS encoding MFS transporter, with the protein MNLYRAAFLHIKTFPSAFWVVLSATLMNQIGNMGIVFLVLYLNQHLGFSLSQASIAFAVFSGSMLVAGMVSGGLIDQSGALRVMIGALCANGLTLLLFPLTHTYSAILFMCLIWGTLYGLYRPASQTFVSQLSAPGIHKLTFSLYRLTINLGMSIGPALGGYLAYHSFAAIYVANGFANLLASLILIAGLAHSGWLDKHAAARQKLSLNIRWLKYDPLLRLFVIGMIPVSMVFFQHESTLAVFLKRDLGFSLSFYGLLFTLNTFIIVFCELPLNVATMNWPYRINFLLGSLLITAGFAGLYFATREWHIILLTVIWTAGEMILYPAASSYIADIAPSAHRGSYMSLYSTCSNLGILLGPWAGAIVMEKTGAQGLWIACGIWGMLSMIIFNYLRESKQLGDNDVSWRTDADTH; encoded by the coding sequence ATGAATCTTTATCGCGCCGCTTTCTTGCACATCAAAACCTTTCCCTCTGCGTTCTGGGTCGTCCTAAGCGCCACCTTAATGAACCAGATCGGTAATATGGGTATTGTTTTTCTTGTTCTCTATTTAAATCAGCATCTGGGATTCAGTCTTTCTCAGGCTTCCATCGCCTTCGCTGTCTTTAGCGGCAGCATGCTTGTGGCGGGCATGGTGAGTGGCGGCCTGATTGATCAGTCAGGCGCCCTGCGAGTCATGATAGGCGCTTTGTGCGCAAACGGATTAACCCTGCTACTTTTCCCGCTAACCCATACGTATTCAGCGATTTTGTTTATGTGCCTTATCTGGGGCACCCTGTATGGTCTTTACCGGCCGGCTTCGCAAACCTTTGTGAGCCAGCTTTCTGCACCCGGTATTCATAAGCTTACTTTTTCGCTTTATCGGCTCACTATTAATCTGGGAATGAGTATTGGCCCTGCGCTGGGCGGTTATCTCGCTTACCATTCCTTTGCAGCGATCTATGTAGCCAATGGCTTCGCCAATCTGCTGGCCAGCCTGATACTGATTGCTGGCCTGGCACACTCAGGCTGGCTGGATAAACATGCCGCCGCGAGACAAAAGCTTTCCCTCAACATTCGCTGGCTCAAATATGACCCCCTATTACGCCTGTTTGTCATCGGCATGATCCCGGTCTCCATGGTTTTCTTTCAGCATGAATCCACACTGGCTGTCTTTCTGAAACGCGACTTGGGCTTCTCATTAAGTTTTTATGGATTATTATTTACTTTAAATACCTTCATTATTGTTTTCTGCGAACTCCCGCTCAATGTGGCCACCATGAATTGGCCTTATCGTATCAATTTTCTGTTAGGCAGCCTGCTGATTACTGCCGGCTTTGCCGGACTTTATTTTGCGACACGTGAATGGCATATCATTCTGCTAACCGTCATCTGGACTGCCGGTGAAATGATACTCTATCCTGCAGCCAGCAGTTATATCGCCGACATCGCACCCTCCGCCCATCGCGGAAGCTACATGTCGCTCTACAGCACTTGTTCAAATCTCGGTATACTATTAGGTCCTTGGGCTGGCGCTATCGTGATGGAAAAAACGGGCGCGCAAGGATTATGGATCGCCTGCGGCATCTGGGGCATGCTCTCCATGATTATTTTTAATTATTTGCGCGAATCAAAGCAGTTGGGTGATAATGACGTGTCATGGCGGACAGACGCCGACACGCATTGA
- a CDS encoding sulfotransferase family protein, with protein MNGEQVNKQKKNLYIVVGMPRSGTSAITRGLKALGIDLGDNFGSGNNKWNPTGFWEDKDIVYKINRGVSFALNDNWMSVHLIDDQCRNNPVLSDLKLSATHILQKRLASTSSWGFKDPRTSRVLPFWQEVFAELHLSDNYIIALRNPLACASSWRRLSGADIEIGLLLWLIHLIPVINCTHGRNRLMVSYDLLMQNPRQQLARIKDKLGIQSKVDPSDMDQYANYYLDKKLSHYEYSEEDLKSHPAVAIAPICAHLYELFMKLAKDEIAFESEAFSSTWQTLKAEFDKVYPGFAYINSLLKKNKQLERKLRTIERSVPWKLIYPLRVLDDALRALRRKTREQRRLIKSYD; from the coding sequence ATGAATGGCGAGCAGGTGAATAAGCAAAAAAAAAACCTTTATATTGTAGTGGGAATGCCTAGAAGCGGTACCAGTGCGATTACGCGGGGATTAAAAGCATTGGGCATTGACCTCGGCGATAATTTTGGTTCGGGAAATAACAAATGGAATCCCACTGGATTTTGGGAAGATAAGGATATCGTTTATAAAATTAATCGTGGTGTATCTTTTGCGCTGAATGATAACTGGATGAGCGTGCATTTGATTGACGATCAATGCCGCAATAATCCTGTACTTAGTGATTTGAAGCTATCCGCCACCCATATTCTGCAAAAGCGTTTGGCATCAACTTCATCTTGGGGTTTCAAGGATCCGCGTACTTCGCGGGTTCTCCCTTTCTGGCAGGAAGTGTTTGCGGAGCTGCATTTGAGTGATAATTATATTATCGCTTTGCGAAATCCATTAGCTTGTGCCTCGTCATGGCGCCGCTTGAGTGGCGCTGATATAGAGATAGGACTGTTGTTATGGCTTATTCATCTCATTCCTGTCATTAATTGCACGCATGGTAGAAATCGCCTGATGGTCAGTTATGATCTCCTTATGCAAAACCCGCGCCAGCAGCTTGCGCGTATCAAGGACAAGCTGGGCATTCAATCAAAGGTTGATCCGTCCGATATGGATCAATATGCCAATTATTATCTGGATAAAAAATTGTCGCACTATGAATACAGTGAAGAGGATTTAAAATCACACCCCGCTGTGGCGATTGCACCTATCTGTGCCCATTTGTATGAGCTGTTTATGAAGCTTGCCAAAGATGAAATAGCATTTGAGAGCGAAGCTTTTTCATCAACTTGGCAGACACTTAAGGCTGAATTTGATAAAGTATATCCGGGTTTTGCTTATATCAACAGCTTGCTTAAAAAAAACAAGCAGCTTGAGCGTAAACTTCGAACGATTGAACGGTCAGTGCCCTGGAAGCTGATCTATCCTTTGCGAGTATTGGACGACGCTTTGCGCGCGCTAAGAAGAAAAACCAGAGAACAAAGAAGGTTAATTAAATCATATGACTAA